The genomic stretch GCCTTCGGCAAGACGCTCGAGAAAGCCATCCATGAACTGAATCCTGAACTCGTGGTGTTCGATGTGACCACACTCGAATTGCGCGAGCAAATCGCCAGCATCGGCCAGCGCATCGCGGGAACGTTCGTAGGCGCATTCGGGCTGCTAGCGCTGGTCCTCGCAGGCGTGGGAATTTACGGCGTCACCGCCTACACCACGCGGCAGCGCACCCACGAATTCGGCATCCGCGTAGCGCTTGGGGCAAGCAAAGAAGATATTCTGCGGCTGGTGTTCGGCTACGGCTTGCGCTTAACACTCGCCGGCGTGATCCTGGGCTTGGCAGCCTCATTTGCGCTGACGCGCTTCTTGCGTGGCATGCTGCTGGGCGTGACCAGCACCGATGCGCTGACCTTTTCCAGCGTGGCGATCCTGCTCTGCGCCGTGGCCTTCTTCGCGTGCTTCATCCCCGCGCGCCGCGCCATGCGCGTAAACCCGATCGTCGCACTGCGCTACGAATAGAGGACGAGCGGCGCACGCTCCGACGCGCGCCGTAAAGCCGCAAACGATTGGTACGACAACACGCTCGTCAGCCGCCTGAATCACAAACTCACCGGATGCATCATCCTTGTCATGCAGCGTCTGCACGAGGACGACCTCGTCGGCCACGTGCTCGATACCGAACGCCGGCAGGCCATCGACATCGAACCGAAATGGAAGGTCGTGCGCTTCCCCGCCATCGCCGAGGAAGACGAGCGCTACGAAGTCCCGCGTTTCTCCAAGACTCTGTTCTACGGCCGCCGCAAAGGCGAGGTACTCCATCCCGAAAGGGAACCAATGGAGGTCCTCGAGCAACTGCGCGAGACGCAAGGCGAGTACACCTTCGCCGGACAGTACCAGCAATCTCCTGCGCCATTAGGCGGAGGCTTGGTAAAGCTTCGCTGGTTCAAGACCTACGCAGAACCATTTGCGGTAGCGAATGGTGCTGTTTCGGTAGCGAGTGGGGCGTTTGCTTTGCTTCCCGAGAAGTTCGACTTCATCTTCCAGAGCTGGGACACGGCCAACAAAGCCAGCGAGCTGAGCGATTACAGCGTCTGCACCACCTGGGGCGTCAGAACCGATCGCAGTAGCGATCGGGTTGCTCCGCCCGCAGCCGCGGCGGATGGCGTCAGTACCGGCGGCGGTAGCCGCTGGGTCAAGGGCAGCGGAGCGGGCAATGGGGGAGAGCTGTTCCTACTCCACGTCTATCGCGCACGGCTGGAGTATCCCGAATTGAAACGCATGGTCCGTACGCATGCCGCACTATGGGAGGCGAAGAACGTGCTGATCGAAGACAAAGCCTCGGGCACGCAGCTTTGCCAGGAGCTGATCCAGGAGGGCATGCACAGCGTCAAGAAGTGCCAGTCAACGCTGGACAAAGGGACGCGTATGCTCACCGTTACTCCCACGATCGAGAACGGCTTCGTCTACCTGCCGGAGAAAGCTCCGTGGCTGTCGCAGTATCTGCACGAGATGGCAACGTTCCCAAACGGGAAACACGACGACCAGGCGGACTCCACCTCACAGGCGCTCGACTGGATCAAGAGTCACCTGTTCGAGCCCTCGTGGATCGTGTACTACCGCGAACAGGTCCTCACGCAGTGGCGCCAGGGAGTCATCCGGTGGGATGAGCTGTCAGACTTCGTGCAAAAGTACATCATCGACCACGGCTTGGATGGTCCACGGCCAGGCCAGCAAGGAATACCGTAGATGGCTTATTGCTGAATGCTCGAGTGCTGAATGCTCGAGTGCTGAATGCCTGCACTTCTCGATTTGGGAATGCGACCGCACGGGGGTTTCGCTATCGGCCCGGAAGGATTGACCGCCCAGACCTCAAGCTGCCCAATGTGAGGCCAGCAGTACTCGATCCGCGGACTGGTACAAACTCACGCCGTGAAATGCGTCACGCCGGCATACCGACTCGGGAACGTCCCGTCTGGAAGCTGTGAAAAAATTGATTTCTGAGGAATAGCCAATTTACGTAAGCAAAAATTTGGCGTTTAAATGCCCTACAAGCGATTCCCGGCACATCGGCAGACATTTCTGGTCAGCCGGAAAAATGGGAGAATCAATTTTTTCACAGCTTCCAGTCCCTGCCATCCAGCGAAACATGGAAGGAACTTCTCCTTCTAACTAACATGGTTTTGCTAAATCTCATCTGCTAATCACGGTGACTTTTTCAACACCCGCGCCTTGATTACATCAATTGAGCATCTGAGTTCACCTTCGACGCGGCCAACAATCAGCGGAGATTTGCTGGCGGTGGGAGAATTGGGGAAGT from Terriglobales bacterium encodes the following:
- the terL gene encoding phage terminase large subunit, with the translated sequence MQRLHEDDLVGHVLDTERRQAIDIEPKWKVVRFPAIAEEDERYEVPRFSKTLFYGRRKGEVLHPEREPMEVLEQLRETQGEYTFAGQYQQSPAPLGGGLVKLRWFKTYAEPFAVANGAVSVASGAFALLPEKFDFIFQSWDTANKASELSDYSVCTTWGVRTDRSSDRVAPPAAAADGVSTGGGSRWVKGSGAGNGGELFLLHVYRARLEYPELKRMVRTHAALWEAKNVLIEDKASGTQLCQELIQEGMHSVKKCQSTLDKGTRMLTVTPTIENGFVYLPEKAPWLSQYLHEMATFPNGKHDDQADSTSQALDWIKSHLFEPSWIVYYREQVLTQWRQGVIRWDELSDFVQKYIIDHGLDGPRPGQQGIP